CAAACTGATGTCTGAAACAATCACTTGCTGTAGAGGTGGCAGGCAACTAGATGCCCGTTTCCTAAATTCAGGAGCGACGGCACCACTTTCTTACATATATCCATTGCATATTGGCATCGAGTATGGAATTTGCATCCCGGCGGCGGGTTCATTGGGTCAGGGACGCCCTTAGATAAAGGTCTAAGACCCTCTAGGCTTCCAGTTACTGAGGGTATAGATTTTAAGAGGCCTTGCGTGTATGGATGCTTAGGTTCATAGAATATCTTCCATACGTCCGCTATTTCAACTATTTTGCCCAAATACATTACTGCGATTCTATCAGCTATTTCAGCTAAAACCGGTAAATCATGCGTTATAAATAACATCGTCAAGCTAGTCTCCTTATGAAGATCCTTAAGTATGTCAAGAATGTAGGCTTGTGTTAAAACGTCAAGGGCTGAGGTGGGCTCATCCAGTATTACAAGATCGGGATCAAGTATTAGGCTCAAAGCGATCAGCGACCTCTGCTTCATCCCACCGCTCATCTCATGCTGAAATAGTCTTAGAACTCGGTTTGGATCCAAAAGAACGTTTTTAAGTAGACCTGAAGCCTTAGAAAGCAATTCTTCTTTGTCCACCCTTTCCTCATGGTCAAGCACCGTGTCGAGGAAATGCTCCTTTATTCTCATCACAGGGTTAAAGGACGAGATCGCTCCTTGAAAAACAATTGATATGTTCTTCCACCTGAAGTTACGCAGTTCTTCCTCGGATAAGGACATTATATCTACCATGCTTCCATCTTTTCTCCTGAAAAACACCTTCCCGCTTTTAATATACCCATTTGGATCCACTTGCCTTATTATCGCGCGAGAGAAAACCGACTTACCGCATCCACTCTCTCCAGCTAGCCCTAAAACTTCACCACGGTACACGTCAAGACTTACATCGTCTACAGCTCTAAGTATTCCTCGTGGAAGCTTAAATTCAACAATTAGATTTCTAACTTCAAGTATAGTTTCGCCTTCATCCTTCCCCTTAAACCTAGGCTCCATAGATATCCACTAGTATATCTATTGTTTAAAAATTTTTTTTGGTTTTCGGTTAATCTTCGCTAGGATGAGTTGCATCCTTCGGGATCTAGATTATTTTCATCATCCTCGTCCATTTTCCGAGGGTTATGGTTTCAATAAACCCTTTCTTCTTATAGAATTCTTTTGCAGATATATTTTTCACTCCAACCCATAAGCCCATTAAATTTCTATCCTTTTTCCTCGCATAGTTAGTTGCTTCACCAATCAGTATGCTTCCTATTCCCTGCCCCCTGTAATTTGGATGAACAAAGAGCTCATGAATTTCACCTAGAATCTCTCCTTCAAAGTGGCTGAACCAATTTGCGTCGCATGCCATAAAGGCGACTGGCTCATTTAATTCAACTACAAGGAAACCTTTGGGGTCCCTCCTAAATAGCCATCCAAAATAATCTTTTATGTCCTTCTCATCAATATAAGCGTACTCTTCAAGCCCCCTATAGGACTCGACGTATAATTTAATAAAAGAATCGACGTCGCCCGTTCTCACATTCCTAACTTTCACAATAACCTTTTTTATCACTTATACTTAAAAATCTCTCGATGGGAGCCCTATCCCTCCTTAAAAGATTAGCCGAGATAGAATCTCCTTCTACTGGGAAAGAAGAAGAGACGGCATCATCTCAAACTGCTTGTAGAATCTAGGCTATAAAGTTCTAACAGAACTTCAAACGTTCTTGTTTTAATGGATACATTTAGAACAAAGTTAAATCAAGTTACCCCATCTTGCAGCAGCTAGTAATTTAAAGATCCTAGGCTTTCGTTTCAGCGTCACCTTTTGGGTTTAACCCCTTTATATTGGTGAACCCGATGGAGCCTTCTATTGCTTGTATCGGGAAAGGTCTCTTCATAGAGTATACGTATGGTATTGCTATATCGACTTTATCGCTTTCCTGTATCGCCTTAATTATTCTTTTTGTTAACTCATACATTATACGCGGTCTTTCCGTCGCATTAGTCATGAACCTAAGTCTCATAAATACACCATACCAGTCAGATACATCTGCACGAATATATGGCTCCTGCCCAGTTGCCTTTATAATATCCGCCGTGACCTCTTTGGCCGCGTTTAATAGGATTCTCTCGGCTTCATCCCAGTCAGAGTCAAATGTTATTCTTAGAACGAACTCGTCAAGTATATAAGCCGGGCCAGGCTCGGCTTCACCCGTACTAAACCTCTTTCTGAACATTTCGATGAGCTTTTCCTGCTCTTTAGGCGTATAGTTAATGATTAATGTGCCGAAAAGCATCGCGTTTGGTATTAGGATTGTTCTGTTTACTGGTTCCTCGCTTCCAACAGAGCCGCCCACCTGATTTAGTATTGTGTACAGTGGGGTGACGGCGACAACATCGCCGACTAAGCCATAGGATGGTAATTGAACTCTATCGCCAACGCTGAAGGGCCTAATGATCGATATCAGTAACCAACCAGCTATACCCGTTATAGGTGCTTGCAGAGACCATCCCAGAAACATCCCTCCAAAAGCTGCGAATACCGAGCCTAAAGCTCCAAGCGAAAACCAGTCGCTTAAAATGGATATTATTCCAGCTAGAATTAAGCCTGCCTTAATGACATTATTAATCATTATTACTTCGCCCTCTTTAGCGCCGACCCTCAACATCGCCGATCTTATCAGCAACGAGATGAGCATGTAGCCTATTGTGAGCCCTGCAAATAAGATAAGAGCTGAGATGAATCTTACTGCATACTGTTCACTCATGAAGAAAGCGAGCATTTTTGATCCACCAAGCAAGTAGTACCATAAAGCGATGGTTAGAGCTAAAGCAGCCATTATCAACGTTAACTTTCTCTGCATAATCACCACCATGCAAACATACTTACGATAAGACTTAGGAAAACACCTTTTTATCCTTTTATATAAAGAATAGCGAGTATAGTTAGTCAGAGGATCAGTGTTAAGCGCGGTTCACCGCAAAGTAACCGCTGACAGCTGGCTTATAGACGTCATCTCCCTTAAACTTTACGTAAACCTTGATTTGGTCTCCAATCTTAAGGGTCTTTAACCCTTCTACGACAAAAGATCCGGATTTATCGGTGGTTCCATAAGCAAGCATCTTATCATTTCTAAAGATTCTAGAATCATATATTTCTACTCGGGCTCTCTCTATGCCCTCGCCTGTAATAGCGTCAACAAGTTTACCGATTACTGTAAAGCCGGGGTTCCGCGAGAACTCGGATATTTTCTCAATAAATATGCGGCTTTCTCTCTTAGAAGCGCGCAGCCTTGGGGGAGAGCCTTTCGGCTGCATATATACTTCTTCGTCTTCTATGAAAACTTTATAATAATATTCGGCTTCAAACGGTGGTTTAAAAGATACAACTATTTTTTCGCTTGAGAGGGGAGGCAGGGTTACAATATGTTTAGAGTACTTTATGAGCATGTCAGGGAGAAGTTTATTGCTCTTAAATATCGCCACTTTAACTAGACCTATTGCCGGCTGCATTCTTAAGGGGTTCTCAACAATAGTCTCTACGAATACTCTATCGTAAACAAGGCAGCATGAGACTGGTTTTCCGGAGGGGTCAATCCACATGGAAGATTTGTATTGCGGTAAGGGACCCTTCAATTTAATACCACCATCAACGTGAACATGCTTTCAGGGAGCTCCTTAGGGAAGACAAGCGTAGATAAGGCAGCATGCAACAGCCAAAAACGCTCCAATTAAACCCCAAATAACCCATTCTGACGTGAAAATCTGGGGAAAAAGTTCCGCGATTACTGGAAAGACATGAACATAAATTAAATTAGCCATAGCTCCCAAAATAAAGCCCATAAACCCGATTATCGTTATCGCAAGCATCATTTTAAGTTTCTGGCTCATATCCTGCCCTCCGCATATTCCTCTTTTTCAGGGCCAAGACCGCTTTAGGCTGACTCTTCTTTAGAATGGGCCGAATATTTTAAACTATACATTATCGGGGCATCTACGTAGATAACATGTCTATATACTAGATATGAGTAGGAAAGTGTTAGGCAAAAGATCTGCTACGCTCGATATATTTATATGTTCATGCTTATATATTATCCATTGGGGGCCAATATGCCTGTTCAAAGGTTCAGGATAACTCCTACTTGTAAAAGCGCATTATTTAGAGCTAAGAGATGGTTTTACTCTACATTCTATACTGGGGTTCCAGCCGAGATAAAGGAGGAAAATAAGAAGGTTTGGGTCGACTTAGCCGCTAAGCTCGTCGAAGAGATAAATAAGCGCAACGCCACGGATAAGCCAGCTAGACTCATAATAAATTATGAAACGGGGCCGCGGGGAGAGTTTAAGCCGCTTTCAGCGACAATAGAGATTATGGAGATAAGACCGCTAGAAACCCTTACAATATTCACATCAAAAGAGGAAGAGAAAAAGAAATTAAAGGCAGAGCTGGAGGAGCTGGTTAGAAAGGCGAAAGAGCTGGGATTAAGTCTAAAGGATCTAGAAGAGATTTCATAGATCTCCGCATCGCCATCTTAGAACCTCTATTTTTGTCATGAATTGGATGAGTTGCTAGCGTAGATAGGGGTTGTGGCATCGTAAATCATTTAAGGATAATAACTCTAAATTTTATTTGTCAGCAGGTGGAAAATATGTCTGAGCCGGAGTTAAAAGAGGTCGGTAAAGTAACCCACTACTTCACAAAGATAGGTGTTGCAGTAATCAGTTTAACCGATACCCTATCAGTCGGTGATAGAATCCTCATAAGGGGCACAACGACAAATTTTGAGCAAACAGTTGAATCAATGCAAATAGAACATAAAAATGTAAATGTCGCGTATAGCGGGCAGAGCGTAGGGCTTAAAGTTAGCCAAAGAGTTAGGGAAGGCGATAAAGTCTACAAGATCCTTTAAGGAAAATATAATAAAATGCCTTTAGGTTAAGCGAGATTTTTAATCCTCTTATCTACTAATTATTTTTAGCCAGTGTTCCTTACATCTATGAGGTAGTGGATAATGGGCGAGAGGCTTACGGGGTATAGAGGGTTAGCTCTAAAGATTCTGCTTGAAGCTGGGGCTGAAATTGGGGACTTGATACGCGTAATTAGGGAGAATGATATCTTCGAAGGCATTTTGATCCCTAGATCAGAGTACAGCGATGACCGCCATATCGTGATAAAAATTAAGTCTGGCTATAATATTGGGGTTGAAGTTACGCCGACAACTAAAGTGGAGAAGATTGCTGCGGAGACAAAGCCAGCATTTATTCCTCCTCCGCTCCCAGAGCAGAAAATAGGCTTGCCGAGAGTCACTATTTTAAGCACCGGTGGAACAATAGCCAGCCGCGTTGACTATAGGACTGGAGCTGTTAGGCCAGTTATCTCAGCAAGCGATCTTTACAGCATTGTTCCAGAGCTATCGGAAATAGCTCTCATAGATGCGGAAATCCTTTTCAGCACCTTCAGCGAGGATTTAACTCCAAAGCATTGGTCAGCTATGGCTGAGGCTGTTGCCAGACATATCGCTAAAGGTGTTCAGGGCGTTGTTATAACGCATGGAACCGACACTATGGGTTATTCGGCTGCTGCTCTAAGCTTCGCCTTACAGAATCTTCCAGTTCCAGTCATATTAGTGGGTGCTCAGAGGTCTGAAGATAGGCCGAGCTCTGATGCAGCCATTAATCTTATAGGTGCGGTTTTAGCCGCTTCCAAAGCGCCATTTGCTGAGGTAGCTGTGGCGATGCATGAAACGCCATCAGATGAAACAGTGGTGTTACATAGAGGGACAAAGGTGAGAAAGTGTCATACCAGTCGCAGGGATGCCTTTAAAACAATAAATGCTAAGCCTCTAGCCAGAATCATCGACAATAATATTCATATGCTTATAGATGGTTACCGGCCTAGAGATCTAGGCCGCAGCCTCATATTAAAGCCGAGCTTTGATGAAAGGGTTGCATTAATAAAGTTTTATCCGGGCATGGATCCCAAAATCATAGATTGGTATGTTTCAGAAGGCTATAAGGGAATAATTCTTGAAGGGACGGGGTTAGGGCATGTTAGAAGAGAATGTTTTCCAGCAATTAAGAGCGCCATTGAGGATGGGGTAATCGTCGCTATGGCGTCGCAATGCATATGGGGGCGAGTGAACATGAATGTTTATTCTAACGGCAGAGATCTTTTGGCTATAGGGGTGATCCCGCTAGCAGATATGCTTGCTGAAACCGCTCTAGTTAAGATGATGTGGTGTCTAGCGCAGACAAAAGACTTGGACGAAGCGAAAAAACTTATGTTAACAAATATTGCAAATGAGTTTTCTGAGAGAACCGTGGAACCCGTAGAATATTCAAGAGTTTAGGGATGACGTCTCTGGTCTAGAGGTGATAATGAAAGATGAACATCAACTATAAAGAGCTGGGGCTCAAAGTTGGTTTAGAATGCCATCAGCAGCTTGCAACACGTGAGAAGCTATTCTGTAAGTGTCCCCCTCAGCTGTTCAAGGGAGAACCCGAGATGCTATTTATGCGAAGGTTAAGGCCAACCCAAAGCGAGCTAGGCCAAATAGATCCAGCAGCCTATTTTGAGTTCCAGAAAGGCGTGAAAATACTTTACGAGGCTGATGGTAAAACATCCTGTCTCGTTGAGATGGATGAGGAGCCGCCCCATGAGCTTAACCGTGAGGCTCTAGAAATAGCTTTAATAATAGCGTTAATGATGAATGCGAAGCCCGTAGACGAAATCTACGTTATGCGTAAAATCGTCATAGA
Above is a window of Candidatus Bathyarchaeia archaeon DNA encoding:
- a CDS encoding translation elongation factor-like protein codes for the protein MSEPELKEVGKVTHYFTKIGVAVISLTDTLSVGDRILIRGTTTNFEQTVESMQIEHKNVNVAYSGQSVGLKVSQRVREGDKVYKIL
- the gatD gene encoding Glu-tRNA(Gln) amidotransferase subunit GatD, whose amino-acid sequence is MGERLTGYRGLALKILLEAGAEIGDLIRVIRENDIFEGILIPRSEYSDDRHIVIKIKSGYNIGVEVTPTTKVEKIAAETKPAFIPPPLPEQKIGLPRVTILSTGGTIASRVDYRTGAVRPVISASDLYSIVPELSEIALIDAEILFSTFSEDLTPKHWSAMAEAVARHIAKGVQGVVITHGTDTMGYSAAALSFALQNLPVPVILVGAQRSEDRPSSDAAINLIGAVLAASKAPFAEVAVAMHETPSDETVVLHRGTKVRKCHTSRRDAFKTINAKPLARIIDNNIHMLIDGYRPRDLGRSLILKPSFDERVALIKFYPGMDPKIIDWYVSEGYKGIILEGTGLGHVRRECFPAIKSAIEDGVIVAMASQCIWGRVNMNVYSNGRDLLAIGVIPLADMLAETALVKMMWCLAQTKDLDEAKKLMLTNIANEFSERTVEPVEYSRV
- a CDS encoding GNAT family N-acetyltransferase is translated as MIKKVIVKVRNVRTGDVDSFIKLYVESYRGLEEYAYIDEKDIKDYFGWLFRRDPKGFLVVELNEPVAFMACDANWFSHFEGEILGEIHELFVHPNYRGQGIGSILIGEATNYARKKDRNLMGLWVGVKNISAKEFYKKKGFIETITLGKWTRMMKII
- a CDS encoding ABC transporter ATP-binding protein is translated as MEPRFKGKDEGETILEVRNLIVEFKLPRGILRAVDDVSLDVYRGEVLGLAGESGCGKSVFSRAIIRQVDPNGYIKSGKVFFRRKDGSMVDIMSLSEEELRNFRWKNISIVFQGAISSFNPVMRIKEHFLDTVLDHEERVDKEELLSKASGLLKNVLLDPNRVLRLFQHEMSGGMKQRSLIALSLILDPDLVILDEPTSALDVLTQAYILDILKDLHKETSLTMLFITHDLPVLAEIADRIAVMYLGKIVEIADVWKIFYEPKHPYTQGLLKSIPSVTGSLEGLRPLSKGVPDPMNPPPGCKFHTRCQYAMDICKKVVPSLLNLGNGHLVACHLYSK
- a CDS encoding mechanosensitive ion channel family protein yields the protein MQRKLTLIMAALALTIALWYYLLGGSKMLAFFMSEQYAVRFISALILFAGLTIGYMLISLLIRSAMLRVGAKEGEVIMINNVIKAGLILAGIISILSDWFSLGALGSVFAAFGGMFLGWSLQAPITGIAGWLLISIIRPFSVGDRVQLPSYGLVGDVVAVTPLYTILNQVGGSVGSEEPVNRTILIPNAMLFGTLIINYTPKEQEKLIEMFRKRFSTGEAEPGPAYILDEFVLRITFDSDWDEAERILLNAAKEVTADIIKATGQEPYIRADVSDWYGVFMRLRFMTNATERPRIMYELTKRIIKAIQESDKVDIAIPYVYSMKRPFPIQAIEGSIGFTNIKGLNPKGDAETKA